From the Myripristis murdjan chromosome 14, fMyrMur1.1, whole genome shotgun sequence genome, one window contains:
- the glra4b gene encoding glycine receptor, alpha 4b has product MPSLILSMVWVTSVIFLHCRSGSGKEMKFPSRAARPPSPSDFLDKLMGRTSGYDARIRPNFKGPPVNVTCNIFINSFGSITETTMDYRLNVFLRQQWNDPRLAYKEYPDDSLDLDPSMLDSIWKPDLFFANEKGANFHEVTTDNKLLRIFQNGNVLYSIRLTLTLSCPMDLKNFPMDSQTCTMQLESFGYTMNDLIFEWLDVGPVQVADDLMLPQFVLKEEKGLGYCTKHYNTGKFTCIEVKFYLERQMGYYLIQMYIPSLLTVILSWVSFWINMDAAPARVGLGITTVLTMTTQSSGSRASLPKVSYVKAIDIWMAVCLLFVFAALLEYAAVNFVSRQHKEFFRLRKKLKEQQRQRTQGSGESKVKGNNIPGNNAPHGNAAQQCSVCAREEELAQQGLFFQSYGIAMSSGDAPEMDATPVFADLPPGLGFYDIRRRFVDRAKRIDTISRAVFPMSFLMFNVLYWLTYKVLRHEDVQATL; this is encoded by the exons ATGCCATCACTCATCCTATCTATGGTATGGGTCACGTCTGTCATTTTTCTCCACTGCAG GTCTGGGAGCGGGAAGGAGATGAAGTTCCCCAGCAGGGCGGCCAGGCCCCCCTCTCCATCTGACTTCTTGGACAAACTGATGGGACGGACATCTGGCTACGACGCTCGCATTAGACCCAACTTCAAAG GGCCACCTGTGAATGTCACCTGTAACATCTTCATTAACAGCTTTGGCTCCATCACTGAAACTACAATG GACTACCGTCTCAATGTATTTCTGCGACAACAGTGGAATGACCCCCGACTGGCATACAAGGAGTATCCAGACGACTCTCTGGACCTGGACCCCTCAATGCTGGACTCCATATGGAAGCCTGACCTGTTCTTTGCCAATGAAAAGGGGGCAAACTTTCATGAGGTTACCACAGACAACAAATTACTCCGTATATTCCAGAATGGCAACGTCCTCTACAGCATCAG GCTCACACTCACCCTATCCTGTCCCATGGATCTAAAAAATTTCCCCATGGACAGTCAGACGTGTACGATGCAACTGGAGAGCT TTGGCTACACCATGAATGATCTTATTTTTGAATGGCTGGATGTGGGTCCTGTGCAGGTTGCTGATGATCTGATGCTCCCTCAGTTCGTGCTAAAGGAGGAGAAAGGTCTCGGCTACTGCACCAAGCACTACAACACAG GTAAATTCACCTGCATTGAGGTCAAATTCTATCTGGAGCGTCAAATGGGCTACTACCTAATCCAGATGTACATACCCAGCCTGCTCACCGTCATCCTGTCCTGGGTCTCATTCTGGATTAACATGGATGCCGCTCCGGCCAGAGTGGGCCTGGGAATCACCACAGTGCTCACCATGACAACCCAGAGCTCGGGGTCACGAGCCTCGCTGCCAAAG GTCTCTTATGTGAAGGCCATAGACATCTGGATGGCAGTGTGCCTTCTCTTCGTGTTTGCTGCGCTGCTGGAGTACGCGGCCGTTAATTTTGTTTCACGCCAGCACAAAGAGTTCTTCAGACTGAGGAAGAAGCTTAAAGAGCAGCAGCGGCAGAGAACT CAGGGCAGCGGAGAGAGCAAAGTGAAAGGAAACAACATACCGGGCAACAATGCTCCTCATGGGAACGCAGCCCAGCAATGCAGTGTCTGTGCCAGG GAAGAAGAGCTGGCACAGCAGGGCTTATTCTTCCAGAGTTATGGCATTGCCATGTCGTCAGGAGATGCACCAGAGATGGACGCAACACCGGTCTTTGCTGATTTACCTCCCGGTTTGGGCTTCTATGACATCCGGAGGCGTTTTGTGGATCGGGCGAAAAGGATTGACACCATATCCCGAGCTGTGTTCCCAATGAGTTTCCTCATGTTCAACGTCCTCTACTGGCTCACTTACAAAGTTCTGAGACATGAAGACGTCCAGGCCACACTGTGA